A region of Spartobacteria bacterium DNA encodes the following proteins:
- a CDS encoding peptidase, with the protein MATRIIKDEDFVAVLEGRSGGAGSDYYAMYSSVLDGITCNPSLMMIPVDDHVVHRGDGVFESIKCVNGAVFNLGAHLDRLMASASKLRLVVPVTMARLQELIIDAIRAGGHRQCSIRVLLTRGTGNMGVNPYDCKQVQLYIIIYKLSQPTMDCHPGGVRLVRSHIPAKASFFAQIKSCNYLPNVLMSMETVDAGADFAAGFTDDGFLTEGATENIVVVRADGVLAAPRLETILAGTTMQLVMRLAGGLVERRVLSDVMYTDISEQDMIDAREILVVGTTRDVTSVVYYEHHRIGDGSLGPIYHALSTLLKEEIQNNQHLLVNVFDERFDCNNEGDCGIDVH; encoded by the coding sequence ATGGCAACACGTATTATTAAAGATGAAGACTTTGTGGCGGTTTTGGAGGGCAGGTCGGGTGGGGCGGGAAGTGATTATTATGCGATGTATTCCAGTGTGCTGGATGGAATAACGTGTAATCCTTCGTTGATGATGATTCCGGTTGATGATCATGTGGTGCATCGCGGAGACGGGGTTTTTGAAAGTATCAAGTGTGTTAACGGGGCGGTGTTTAATCTGGGGGCGCATTTGGATCGGCTGATGGCGTCGGCGTCGAAGTTACGACTGGTTGTTCCGGTGACGATGGCGCGTTTGCAGGAGCTGATTATCGATGCAATAAGAGCGGGGGGACATCGTCAGTGTTCTATCCGGGTTCTTTTGACGCGCGGCACGGGAAATATGGGGGTCAATCCCTATGATTGTAAGCAGGTGCAGCTGTATATCATTATCTATAAATTATCTCAACCGACCATGGATTGCCATCCGGGGGGCGTTCGGCTGGTTCGCAGTCACATTCCTGCCAAGGCTTCTTTTTTTGCACAGATAAAAAGCTGTAATTATTTACCGAATGTCTTGATGAGTATGGAAACGGTGGATGCTGGTGCCGATTTTGCGGCGGGATTTACTGATGATGGTTTTTTGACGGAGGGGGCTACGGAAAATATTGTAGTGGTAAGGGCCGACGGGGTATTGGCTGCGCCGAGGCTTGAGACTATCCTGGCGGGTACGACCATGCAGCTGGTCATGCGGCTGGCTGGTGGTCTGGTTGAAAGGCGGGTGTTGTCGGATGTGATGTACACGGATATATCAGAGCAGGACATGATTGATGCGCGGGAAATACTGGTGGTGGGGACGACGCGCGATGTGACGTCGGTGGTGTATTATGAACATCATCGTATTGGCGATGGATCACTGGGTCCTATTTATCATGCCCTTTCAACGTTGCTGAAGGAAGAGATACAAAATAATCAGCATTTACTGGTGAATGTTTTTGATGAGCGGTTTGATTGCAATAATGAAGGCGATTGCGGTATAGACGTTCATTGA
- a CDS encoding prepilin-type N-terminal cleavage/methylation domain-containing protein gives MGGKSIQRTGTGRGVLLLAGDSQTMTARGVQRGGFTLLELLVAMALLVTAMSIIVGTFVTVLKSWQRGTALLDDLHHGDFVMNQLVSGLRSAAYFPSAGGTYGFRLEDHGGRGYAEDSISWVTSSSAFLPRDSVLNRGLHRISITIEENDDGDTAVAVRAYPHMATDMEDDDVDPWYVSTEVKGLDCQWYDQESDTWEDDWEKTNEIPAVVSIVLTMEPLEEYGDPVELKRVIPIPLGGQEAANQDRAKGKDNP, from the coding sequence ATGGGCGGAAAAAGCATCCAGAGGACGGGAACAGGTCGGGGGGTATTACTACTTGCCGGAGACAGTCAAACTATGACAGCGAGGGGTGTTCAGCGAGGTGGATTTACTCTGCTGGAACTGCTGGTGGCGATGGCACTGCTGGTGACGGCCATGTCCATTATTGTCGGCACATTTGTCACGGTTTTGAAGTCATGGCAACGAGGAACGGCCTTGCTGGATGACCTGCATCACGGCGATTTTGTGATGAATCAGCTGGTGTCGGGGTTGCGTTCGGCGGCCTATTTTCCGTCGGCAGGCGGGACTTATGGTTTTCGCCTAGAAGATCATGGCGGCAGAGGCTATGCAGAAGACAGCATCAGCTGGGTGACATCCAGTTCCGCCTTTTTGCCGAGGGACAGCGTGCTCAATCGCGGGCTGCATCGGATTTCAATCACCATCGAAGAAAATGACGATGGCGATACGGCGGTGGCCGTGCGAGCCTATCCGCATATGGCAACCGATATGGAAGACGACGATGTGGATCCCTGGTACGTCTCTACCGAGGTCAAAGGACTGGACTGCCAGTGGTACGATCAGGAGAGCGATACATGGGAAGACGACTGGGAGAAAACCAACGAAATACCTGCCGTAGTCTCCATTGTTCTAACGATGGAGCCGCTGGAAGAATATGGTGATCCTGTAGAACTCAAGCGAGTGATCCCCATTCCTCTGGGCGGTCAGGAAGCGGCGAATCAAGATAGGGCGAAGGGTAAGGACAATCCTTAA
- a CDS encoding type II secretion system protein, producing MGWHLFLYFGVPACAGMYGVSRMKWLGIASFRRVCKNCSGLTLIEVLMALAIMGIGVSALVAASSRCLAIVRQSKNYANARRLIGEAEFKMQEYLLKEKGDVAEKRESWTFKAPFDGYTGAWELKKSSADIEEYEGLWEYTLTVEWAEKASRGREQVGGYYYLPETVKL from the coding sequence GTGGGGTGGCATTTGTTTTTGTATTTCGGTGTTCCTGCTTGTGCTGGCATGTACGGCGTATCGCGGATGAAATGGCTGGGAATAGCGTCGTTTCGGCGTGTTTGCAAGAACTGCAGTGGATTAACACTGATTGAAGTGCTCATGGCACTGGCCATTATGGGGATTGGGGTCAGTGCACTGGTGGCCGCGTCGTCGCGTTGCCTGGCGATTGTTCGACAATCCAAGAATTATGCGAATGCACGTCGTCTGATCGGAGAAGCCGAGTTCAAAATGCAGGAATATCTGCTGAAAGAAAAAGGGGATGTAGCGGAAAAGCGGGAATCATGGACGTTTAAAGCCCCGTTTGATGGCTATACCGGGGCTTGGGAATTAAAAAAATCCTCGGCCGATATAGAAGAATACGAAGGGCTGTGGGAGTATACGCTGACGGTAGAATGGGCGGAAAAAGCATCCAGAGGACGGGAACAGGTCGGGGGGTATTACTACTTGCCGGAGACAGTCAAACTATGA